Genomic DNA from Haloplanus aerogenes:
CGATCGACGGCCCGAATCGGCCGCCCACGCCGCATTCGACGACCAGTGTGGCGTGAGCGTCCCCATCACGGAAGCCTTATCCGTCGAGGGGGCCTCTGTTCAAGTGCAATGGCAACTGGTACGGTTGATTTCTTCAACGACACTGGCGGTTACGGCTTTATCGAAACTGAGGACGCGGACGACGACGTGTTCTTCCACATGGAAGACGTGGGCGGCCCGGACCTCGAAGAAGGACAGGAACTCGAATTCGAAATCGAGGACTCTCCCAAGGGTCCCCGCGCGACGAACGTCGTTCGCCTTTAAAACGGCGAGCGTTTTTCGTTAGCGATTTTTCCCGGCGCATCGACCTCGTAGCGGCGGCTATCCGATTCTCAGCACTGAGAAGGTAGCCCACATCTTGAAACCTCGTGGCGACGCAGGGGTGGGTAATGGACTCGACCGTCGTCCGGTTCGTGTGTGTGGCGCTCCTTGTGGCGGCGGTCGCGCCCACCGGAACCGCCGCGACGCCGCCGGCGATCACCCTCACCGTCGACGGGACGACGGTCGACGACGGCGGCGCCACGCTCGTCGAATCCGATCCGACCGTCGACGTGCAGGTGGACGCCGACCGCTCGATCCGAGTCGTCTCCGTCCGCCTCGACGGGACGACCGTCCGGCGGGCTACGCCGAACGCCACGACGTTCGACGAGTCGTTCGACCTCGACGTCGCGAGCGGCGAGCACACGGTCACGGTCGTCGTCAAGACTGACCGCGTCACCACCCACGAGGTGACGGTGACGAAAGACGCCGAACGGCCGTACGTTCAGTACACCGCGCCGTTCGAGACCGACACGTACGCCCCGCCGCCGGAGTCGGCGTCCGTGAACCGCTCCCGGATCGTCCTCGCGGGCAACTTCACCGACGTGACCGGCGTCTCACACCTCCGGATCGTCCGCCGAACCGAGTTCTCGGTTGGCTCGGACACGCGGACCGACCGCGAAATCTACACCGCCTCGGGACTCGACGGCTCGTTCTCACAGCCACTTTTCCTCGGTGTCGGCCGGAACAACGTCACGGCGCAGTACTACGACGAACTCGGCCACGTCCGGAAACACAACTTCCAGATCGTCGTCGAGGATACCGCACCGCCGACGCTGTCGAACCTCTCGGCGATTCGGACCTCGCCGTCGACGCTTCGCCTCCGTGGCCGTGCAATCGATAACGGGCAGATCCAGAGCGTCTCGATCCGCCCGGCGACCGGGTCGAGCACCACGTATCTCGTCGAACCGGGGCTCGGTCGGCCCGATCCGACGCGCGGCCACGTCTCGTTCGAGATGAACCGCACCCTCTACCCCGGCGCCACGGCCGTCGTCGTCGAGGCGACCGACACGGCTGGCAACTCCGTCGAGCGGACCGTCACCGTCCGCCGGACCGTCGCTCCCGACCTCCGTCTCGACCCCACCGGCACGCAGTACGTGAACGAGTCGACGGTCGTCGTCCGG
This window encodes:
- a CDS encoding cold-shock protein, with protein sequence MATGTVDFFNDTGGYGFIETEDADDDVFFHMEDVGGPDLEEGQELEFEIEDSPKGPRATNVVRL